From the genome of Streptomyces sp. NBC_01142:
TCGCCGACCGCAAGCGCACCGTGCTCCTGCTGCGCGCGGTCATCGCCGACCTGGTCGCCCTCGCTAACCCGGCCGACTCCCACGCCGCCGCCCAGGCCGCGGGCGCGGCCAACGCCCTGCGCCGCGCCGACTGGAAGATGTGCCTGCCGGCCGAGGCGGCCCGGGCCTGGCTGCGTGAGCAGTACCTGGAGCACCAGGAAGCCGAGGACCTGCACCCGCCGAACTGCCCCGGAGGCTGCCGCGGTTCCGGCACCCTCCTCGAGCCGGTGATCTGGCAGAGCGACGGCGTCCCGCTCCACGCCGAGCCCGTCGACTGCCTGCGCGGCGAGGAAGCAGACCCGCACGCCGCCGACTGCACCGGCTGCCACGGCACCGGCAGGAAGTACGACGCCGAGCACCGCGAATACAAGGCGTGCGGCTACTACCCCCGACCCCGCGTACGAGCCCGCTCCCCGGCCGGCCGACTTCGGCGGCCCCTGGAGCAGCGGCCCGCAGGGCGGGTACGACGATGAACCGCCTTTCTAGGCGCCGGCTCGCACCGAGGACCCGCTGCCGGGCCGGCCATGATGGGACTCGTTGAAGTTGGCTCTGTCCGCAGTTCCGTGAATCTGCAGGTCAGCGATCCAGCGCACCTTCGGTGCGCGCCGGGGGCGTGGTAAATGCCGTGGCGTGCGCCGGGGGTGCTTCTGTCTGCCCTGACGTGGACTGATGCCGGTTCGGGATCGTGGTGGGGTTCGTTCCGGCCGAAACCGGTGCCTCTGTGATGCCGGTGAGCTCGCAGGTCAGCGTGGTGCTGGGGGCCGTCCACGGGAACCGTGGAGTGTTGCTGCGAAGCACGTGCGTCAGAATTCCTGATTCACCCTGGCCCTCCCGGAACGGCGTACCCGGCTGTCCGGAGAGGGAGGGAACAAGGCCATGGACGTGCTCCACGAACGCTGCGCCGGCCTCGACATCAGCAAGAAGGACGCCAAAGCGTGCGTCCGCACCCCGAGTACGAAGCGGCGGGGGTCCTTCACGACCGAGACCACGACGTGGGGATCAACAACGAACGCGGTCCTCGCCCTGCGCGATCACCTGCTCTCCGCACAGGTGACGCTGGTAGTGATCGAGGCGACCAGTGACTACTGGAAGCCCTTCTACTACGTACTGACCGAGGGCTTGAACGTGATCCTCGTCAACGCGCGGCAGGTCAAGAACCTACCCGGCCGCAAGACGGACGTCTCGGACGCGGCCTGGCTGGCCCAGCTCGGCGCCCACGGCCTGGTCAGGCCCTCCTTCGTGCCGCCCGAGCCGGTCCGCGAACTACGGGACCTGACCCGGGCCCGGACCACCGCCACCCGTGAACGCGGCCGTGTGGTCCAGCGGCTGGAGAAACTCCTGGAGGACACCGGCATCAAACTCTCCGCGGTCGCCTCCGACATCATGGGCGTCTCCGGCCGGGCCATGCTCGAAGCCCTCATCCGCGGCGAAGCCGACCCGCGGGTCCTCGCGGACCTGGCCAAACGCAAGCTCCGCAACAAGATCCCCGAACTCACCGAGGCCCTGACCGGACGGTTCCGCGAGCACCACGCGTTCCTGGCCCGACTGTTTCTGGATCAGTACGACCAGCTCACCACGATGATCGACCAGCTCACCGGACGCATCGAGGAGGCGATGGCCCCCTTTCGTCCCGCGCTCGACCTCCTCGACACCATCCCCGGCATCAACCAGGCCACCGCCGAAGTGATCATCGCGGAGACCGGCGGGGACATGACCCGGTTCACCTCCGCCAAACACCTCGCGTCCTGGGCCGGGGTCTGCCCCGGCCACCACGAGTCCGCCGGCCGTACCAAGAACACGAAGGTCCGGCCCGGCAACCCCTATCTCAAAGGCGCCCTCGGCCTCGCGGCATTCGGCGCTGTGAGAACCAAGGACACCTATCTGCAGGCCCGTTACAAGCGGCTGACTGCCCGCCGCGGCCCGCTCAAAGCCCTGGTCGCCGTCGAGCACTCGATCATCACCGCGATCTGGCACATGCTCACCGACAACGTCGCCTACCAGGAACTCGGCGGTACCTACTTCACCCAACGCGACCCCGAACGCACCACCCGCCGGGCCATCAACCAGCTCAACCAGCTCGGCTACACCGTCACCCTCAACCCGAGGGAGAACGCCGCCTGACCGGCAAACCCGGACACCCGGAGGCCCACCGCGACCACCGGGCACCCAACCCTGCCCACACCCACCCTGACCAGGCTCTATTTACGCGTCAGGGGCGGGAACGGGGGAACGTTTCGGCAAGGGCCAGGCCAGCGGCACCCGCTTGTTCCAGGAGATCCACGAACGCGGCTACCGCGGCAGCCGTCCGGTGGTCCGCCAGCACCTCGCCGCACTGCGGGCGGGCAGCGCCGAACCGGTCCGGGCCGACCTCCCCAGCCCCCGCAAGATCACCTCATGGATCATGCGGCCCCGCGACACCCTCACCGAGAGCCAGGACCGGAGACTGCTGGAGGTCCGGCTCGCCTGCCCGGACATCACCCGGGCCTGCGACCTCGCCCGCACGTTCGCAGACCTCGTCCGTCACCGGCGCGGATACCTGCTGCTGGAGTGGATCCGCCAGGCCGAGCAGGATGCCCCCAAGCCACTGCAGGGCCTCGCCGGTTTTCTCCGCCAGGACCTCGACGCCGTCACCGCCGGCCTCACCCTCTCGTGGAGTTCAGGCGTCGTCGAGGGGCACGTGAACCGGGTGAAAACTCTCAAGAGGGCCATGTATGGTCGAGCGTCCTTCGAACTCCTCCGCACTCGCATCCTCACCCAGCCATGATCGTCACGGACCTTTGTGGCATCGGTTGTTCAAGAACTGCCACCGCGGCACGGCAGTCATCTACCAGGCTGTACGTCATGGATGGAGTAACTGGGGGTACTGTCTTCGCCCTGATCGGTGTCCTTCTCGGGACCGTGGGAGCTCTCGTCGGGCAGCATCTGGCAACCCGCGTCGAGGTGCAACGCGATCGGCAGCACCGCACGGATGCGGTACGTACTGAGCGCAAAGAGGCCATCCTGGGCTTCCTGGCTGCCGCGCAACGGGTCGAGTTGATACTCGATCGTAGAGAGCTTGGCCTGCCGGCTCCTGAAGACCCTCAAGACGAGAAACTGCATGACCTGTGGCTGGCGAAGAAGGCCGTCGAGTTGGCCTGCTCTCACGACACGGGCCAGGCTGCCCATGACTACACCAAGGCGCTACACGCACACATGCGCAACACGGTTGTGCCTGAGCAGGCTCCCAGAACGCGTGACTATCGCTACGCCTTCATGGAAGCGGCACGCGGCGCCTTGGAGAGCGGCCGCCCGAAGATCCAGCGATGATGCCCAACCGACCCCTCAGCCTCTCCTGCCTACTACGATCGCGATCTTCACGGAACTGCGGACAGAGCCGTTCTTCAAGGTTCCTCATCGCCGTTGGAGAGATGGGAACCAGTCACAGGCACGGACGTTGCCCTTTGGCTTCGGAAGGTCCAGACGAGGCGCTTCAGAACGCGATGGACAACACCGGCCTGCTGCTGAACATGCTCAAGTCGGTCGGCCTGTAGGGCGCCCCAGGCTCTACGCTGAGCGGAGCCGTCCCGGTGGCTTCCCCGTGCCACCGGGACGGCTTTCGTACGTTCTCGCTCAGGCCGTCCCGTCGACCTCGGCGAGGAGGCGGTAGACGGTGGCGACCGATGGGTGCTCTCCCTTGTTCTTGCCCGAGGAGATGACGATCTTCTTCGCGGGTGGTTTGCGAGAGGTTATGAGAACAGAGATCAGGGGCAAACCGGACACGGGTTCGCTGCGAGCCAGGTCCGGATGTCTCTCGCCTCTCGCACACGCCCGAGCCTGAGGAGTAGGTCCGCCTGCAAGCCCAGCACAGAGCGGAGCGGTGAAAGGAACTGCGCAGGTGCGGCTGTCACGAGCCTGCGGTAGATCTCGACCGCTTCCCCTGTAGCTCGCAGCGCTCCAGATGGGTCCTGCTTTGCTTCATAGCGCACCCATGCCCAGACAGTCAGCGAGCGCGCGAGGTCGGGTTCGTTGGCGGCCGGGTTGTCCGCCGCCAGCCGACGGTAGACGTCGACCGCCTCCTGGGCCGCGGTGAGGGCCTCCTTGCACCGCTCCACCGCCGACAGGAGGGCTCCGAGGTTGGACAGCGAGCCGGCGAGGTCGGGTTCGTTGGCGGCCGGGTTGCCCGCCGCCAGCCGACGCCGAATCTCCACGGCCTCCTGGGCCGCGGTGAGGGCCTCCTCCCGCCGCCCCACCTCCGACAGCCGGATGCCGAGGTTGGACAGTGAGGTGGCGAGGTTGGGTTCGTAGGCGGCCGGGTTGTCCGCCGCCAGCCGACGGTAGACGTCGACCGCCTCCTCGGTGGCGGTGAGGGCTTTCTCCCGCCGCCCCACCGCCGACAGGTCAGCGCCGAGGTTGGTCAGCGAGCCGGCGAGGTCGGGTTCGTTGGCGGCCGGGTTGCCCGCCACCAGCCGACGCCGAATCTCCACGGCCTCCTGGGCCGCGGTGAGGGCCTCCTCCCGTCGCCCCACCGCCGACAGGTCAGCGCCGAGGTTGGACAGCGAGGTGGCGAGGTTGGGTTCGTAGGCGGCCGGGTTGTCCGCCGCCAGCCGACGGTAGACGTCGACTGCCTCCTGGGCCGCGGTGAGGGCCTCCTCCCGCCGCCCCACCTCTGACAGCCGGACGCCGAGGTTGGTCAGCGAGCCGGCGAGGTCGGGTTCGTAGGCGGCCGGGTTGCCCGCCGCCAGCCGACGCCGAATCTCCACGGCCTCCTGGGTCGTAGTGAGGGCTTTCTCCCGCCGCCCCACCGCCGACAGGTCAGCGCCGAGGTTGGACAGCGAGGTGGCGAGGTTGGGTTCGTAGGCGGCCGGGTTGTCCGCCGCCAGCCGACGGTAGACGTCGACTGCCTCCTGGGCCGCGGTGAGGGCCTCCTCCCGCCGCCCCACCTCCGACAGCCGGACGCCGAGGTTGGTCAGCGAGGTGGCGAGGTCGGGTTCGTAGGCGGCCGGGTTGCCCGCCGCCAGCCGACGGGAGACGTCGACCGCCTCCTCGGTGGCGGTGAGGGCTTTCTCCCGCCGCCCCACCGCCGACAGGTCAGCGCCGAGGTTGGACAGTGAGGTGGCGAGGTTGGGTTCGTAGGCGGCCGGGTTGTCCGCCGCCAGCCGACGGTAGACGTCGACTGCCTCCTGGGCCGCGGTGAGGGCCTCCTCCCGCCGCCCCACCGCCGACAGCGTGACGCCGAGGTTGGACAGCGAGGCGGCGAGGTCGGGCTGGTGTGCGGGGTTGGTGCGAGTGAGGTCGCGCCAGGCTTGCAGGGCGTCTTGGCCGACGGGGAGGGCTTCATTGCGAAGTCCGGCGTAGGACTGGCGTACAGCGAGGGTCTCGAGGATGCGGGCACGCGTAGCGGGGTCGTAGGTGGTGGCCAGGCGGTGGCGGGCCAGGCGGGAGGCGATGGCGGCGACGCCGACGTCGAGATCGGTGTGCCGGCCGATGGGGAGATGGGGCTCGATGGCTTCCAGGACCGTGAGGTCGATGGTGTCGAGGCCGGCCAGGGTGGCGAGGGCTGTGCCGCCCGCGTGCAGGGAGAGCTCGGGGTGATTCTTGAGCAGGGGGTAGAGCTGGCGCGTGGCGATGTGGGGCCAGCGTTCTGCGGTGTTGATCAGGATGGTGAGGGTGTCGCGGGTCCAGGGCAGGGCCGGGGCGGGATCTGCTGTGGCGGCTGCCAGAAGGTGGGCGGGGGCCTTGTCGGCCCAGCCGGTGGACAGGTGCTGGCGGGGTGGGTAGCCGGGGGTGGTCAGGGCGAGGAAGTCTTCGCCGAGCCGGTCGGGGTACAGCGGTTCCAGGTAGGTGGCCGGGGCGTCGAAGGCATTCGGGGCGAGGGGTGGGTAGCACACGGCGTGGTCGCTCAGGACCCGCCCGGTGGTGAGGGTGGCCGGGGTATCGACTCTGGCGTGGGTGAGGGCTTCCAGGGCGGTGTCGTAGTCCACGGGGCGGGTCAGAGTCGCGGTGTAGACGGCCTGGGCCATGACCTCCGGCCCGATCTCGACGTCCGCGCTGTGGTCGTGGAGTTTGTCCCAGTAGTCACGTTCGCGCTCCAGCAGGTACTGCGAAAGGCTCACCGGGTCGTTGGGGGGTGCGGCGCCGCGCAGGTGGGCGTCGACGGCGACCAGGGCGGCCATGTGGATGGTCAGGGTGAGGCTGAAGGCTTCATCCGCGAGGTTGCCGGGACAAGGAACGGTCTCGGGGTCGGTCAGTCCCAGGGCGGCGGCGAAGCGGTCCCGGGCGGCGATAAACGCCTCCTTTCGCGCGGCCATGCGCCGGCCTGACAGGGGCAGCAACTCGACCGTGCTGGGGAGATAGTTCAACTTGCGCAGGTCGTGCTGCCGGCTGGTCCACCAGGTGCCCCCGGAACGGGCGAGCAGCAGGACGCGCAGCCTCTCACCAGGGCGGGCCGCCAGCGTCTGCAGCAGCGTTTGCAGGTCCTGCTTGGGCCAGCGTTCCGCGTAGTCGATCACCAGCAGGGCCCGCCTGCCCAGGGCGGGAAGCGTCCGTGCGGCGGTACCCGCTGTGCTCGTGCTGCCGCGTACAGCCTGCCAGACCTTCCACCCGGTCCCCGTGGTCTCGGCCAGGCGGGCGGCCAGCCGGGTCTTCCCCCGCCCGCCGGGGGCGTACAACAGGGTCACGGCGGCCACCGGCCCGTCGCCGTCCCGCCAGTCCTCCAGGCGCGCCAGGTCGCCTTCGCGTCCGATAAAGGGCACCACCTGGTGCTGGGCCGACAGCAGCTGGCTGGGCTGGTCCCGCCACGCCGGCGCCGCCTGCCTGCTCGGCCGGGGGAACGGTTCGACCACGAACGCCGCAGGCGCCGCTGCGGCTTGTTCTTCCCCCAGAAGTTCCAGCACGCCGGTCAGGACCGTATGACGCCTTCCCCACAGTTCCCGGTCGTACAACGCCCTGCTCAGGGCGATGCGGTTGTCCTTGGCGTACTGGTCGCAGGCGGTCAGGAAGGCGTCGATGAACTCCCACGCGACCGGCTTCGTGAACTCGGCGTTCAGCACATTGCCGATCCGCGTGGTGCTCAGCTTGCGGCCGCTGTGCCGTACTAGGGCCTCGTAGGAAGGACTTCCGGCATCCCGGAGCACCCCCTTCAGTTGGGCGGCGAAGTTTTCCCGCGCCTGCTGCGCTGCTGTCATCTACGTCGTTCCCGCCTCGTGTGCTGTCCTCGATCGTCCCGGGCCGACCCACGCCGTGTCAGTGGTGACCAGGGCAGACGGGGGCGGATTCCTGTCTCGTCCCCGATCGGGGTGGCCCACCCGCCACCGCCTTGAGGATCGTTCCTGTCGGCCGACACCACCGCCCCAACGGCCCTGTGAAGGGAAGAGATCGCCATGCCCCGCACCCGTCTGACCCGCCGTGAACGGCTGGCCCTGGCCGCCGCCGCGCTGGGGGCCGTCGTCAGCGACGCCATCCGCGCACTGATCGCCTGGCTGCTGAACCAGATTCTCGGCTGAAGCCCCATCACCACGCCCGGACGCACAGCCGGTGGTGCCTTCACAGGGCATCACCGGCTGTGCCCGGGCTCTGATCGACGCATTCGGGACACCGGCTTTGTCCGGCGCTCTCACCCAGCCCGCCGCGTCATGACCTCCGGCCGCTGCCGCCCTTGCGCGGCCGCAGCACTGGCCGGGCCCGGCGGAAGGGCTCTTCTCCTCCATTGGTTCCGCCGCCTGTGCCCCCGCAGGGGAGTGCTGCGGGGGCGCCGCCACTATCCCTTGTCTTCCCCCGCTCCTGCGCTGGTCGGTCTGAGACCGTAGCGCGCCATCGGCGCATGCACAGTGTCTTTGGCCGATTGCGCTCAGCCACGGCCGTCGGGTTCCCGTCCAGTGCCTGCACGCACCGGCGGATACCCCCCTTACCGGGAACGCGGGGAATCCCCCGCCCTTACGGCGGGCAGCTCCAGCGCCGCTCATGCGGCCGAGCCGAAGCCAGATGGGCAGCCGCCTCCAGCTCGCCGCCCCCACCGACCCCGAGCCGGAACCGGAGCCAGCCGTGGCCTGAACACCAGCACACACCGCTCGGCCCCTTCGCCACGTCCAGGCGAGGGGGCCGATCTTCCATCTGAAAGCTACTCGCGGGTTACTTGTCACCTGGTTCGCCGCTCGTTAACGGCACGACGGACGTGAGTTCAGCGTGACTGAGGGGCTTTCACCGGGAACCCACGGCGTCCTCGGCAGGCAGGCTCGAGAGTGCGGTGGGTTCGTCTAGTCATTCGCTCTCGGCGGTCTGCTCATCTGATGCCGATCTCCGAGACGGATCCTCACCAGCCATGACCTGGGCCACGAAAACCATCTCGCCAGCGCCACACTGCCGGGTACGTTCATCTCGTGTGCTACTACGCCGAAAAGCCCTACAAGCTGCATTACGCGTGCGTGCTCTGCCGCGTCGCGTTCAAGCGGCATCCCAGTCCCGGCGAGCACCGATGCCCTCGATGCTCAGAACCAATGGTTTGTGCCGGCCACGACTTCGCGGCACCGCGGCGTCGGGACACCAAGGCGTGGACCGTCGTGGCCGCGGTTCTCAACGCCGGACTGCGTTACGAGGGCCGAGAACCGTGCGGCTGCGGCAAGGAACCCAAGTTCCGTCCCCGCACCAGAGCTCAGCTGCGCGCCCGCCGAATCGCAGCAACACGAACCGGCGTTCCCCTCGCCGACAAGCTGGGAAGAGCAGAGCTACAGGCATCCGACTGATTCGAGAAGCGATGCAGAGACGGCAGCACACGATCCGCCTCCATAAGATCATTCACGGAACTGCGGTCAGAGCCATCGGCAGGCTGTGACCGCGCTTCCGTGATGCCTACGGCTGGATGAGGATTCGGGCTCTCAGCACGTGGAATGAGGCTCGGCCGTACATCTGTCGCTTGATCGTCTTGATGCGGTTGACGTGGCCTTCTACGACGCCGGAGCTGTATTGCAAGGTCAGGCCGGCGGTGACGGCGTCGATGTCGAACTTCATGAACCGGGCGAACCCGCGGATCGGCTGAGGTGCGTCACGCTCCACTTCGCTGATCCAGTCGGGCAGCAGCTGTCCTGTGCGGTCGCGGACCAGGGTGGTGAACCGCTGCGCGATGTCGCGGGCGCGGGCGATGTCTGGGCAGGCCAGGCAGACGTCGTTGAGCCGGACCTCGTCGTCTTCGTTCAACGACTCACGGCGACGCATGATCCAGGACGTGATCGCGCGGGGGCTCGGAATCGGCGCCGGTGCGGGTATGGCAGTGCCGTCTCGAAGAGTCGCGACGTATCGGCGGACCGTCTGAACCGTGCCCCCGAATCCGCGCTCGCGAACTCGCGGAAGAGCCGGCTGGCGTCCGTGCAGCCGTTGAAGAATCGGGCTTGCAAGTAGGAGTGAAAGGGTGCGAGGAGCCCTGTTCGACGATGCCGGGCGGATTCGATGAGTACGGCGAGATCGGTGTCCCGGAAGTGCCGCACTGTCTTGCGGTCCATGCCCAAGCGGCGCGCGATCGCGCTGATCGTCCATCCTTTGTCCGACAGATCGAGGATGTCGGCGTGCCGGTGGAGGGTCCGCTCGACGATGGCGCTCTTCGGGAGCGCGGCCGGCTGATCCGGCACCCAGGTGTCAGGGACCGGCGCGTCAGGTTGAGCCCGCTCTTGGGCATGTTTCCGCAGGCAGCTGCGGTGCTGGTGACATGTCTTCTCCACCACAGCGGACAGGTTTTGCAACAGATGCCACCGATCGGCCACTTCGATCGCCCCGGTGGCGGCCTGTTTGATCGCGCGGGTGTAGCCGGTGGCCCGGTCCCGGCAGATGACCTCCGCTCCGGGGTGGGCCTCCAGCCAGGCAAGGAGGGTTTCCGAGCTGCGGTCGGGCAGAACA
Proteins encoded in this window:
- a CDS encoding ISL3 family transposase gives rise to the protein MGLRELSDVLFPGIELRIARLHVAGRTLFVDAVGTGPPGRCPDCGNAARRVHSRYWRRLADRPVGGREVLVRLRVRRFLCDISMCRRRTFVEQIEGFTRSHSQSSVAMRDLVRFVAVELGGRPGERLCRRLALAGRRTSLIRLLSAPVVPARAPRILGVDDFAFRRGHTYGTVLVDVEQGKPFDVLPDRSSETLLAWLEAHPGAEVICRDRATGYTRAIKQAATGAIEVADRWHLLQNLSAVVEKTCHQHRSCLRKHAQERAQPDAPVPDTWVPDQPAALPKSAIVERTLHRHADILDLSDKGWTISAIARRLGMDRKTVRHFRDTDLAVLIESARHRRTGLLAPFHSYLQARFFNGCTDASRLFREFASADSGARFRRSADTSRLFETALPYPHRRRFRAPARSRPGSCVAVSR
- a CDS encoding IS110 family transposase — translated: MDVLHERCAGLDISKKDAKACVRTPSTKRRGSFTTETTTWGSTTNAVLALRDHLLSAQVTLVVIEATSDYWKPFYYVLTEGLNVILVNARQVKNLPGRKTDVSDAAWLAQLGAHGLVRPSFVPPEPVRELRDLTRARTTATRERGRVVQRLEKLLEDTGIKLSAVASDIMGVSGRAMLEALIRGEADPRVLADLAKRKLRNKIPELTEALTGRFREHHAFLARLFLDQYDQLTTMIDQLTGRIEEAMAPFRPALDLLDTIPGINQATAEVIIAETGGDMTRFTSAKHLASWAGVCPGHHESAGRTKNTKVRPGNPYLKGALGLAAFGAVRTKDTYLQARYKRLTARRGPLKALVAVEHSIITAIWHMLTDNVAYQELGGTYFTQRDPERTTRRAINQLNQLGYTVTLNPRENAA
- a CDS encoding transposase, which translates into the protein MNEDDEVRLNDVCLACPDIARARDIAQRFTTLVRDRTGQLLPDWISEVERDAPQPIRGFARFMKFDIDAVTAGLTLQYSSGVVEGHVNRIKTIKRQMYGRASFHVLRARILIQP
- a CDS encoding transposase: MVRQHLAALRAGSAEPVRADLPSPRKITSWIMRPRDTLTESQDRRLLEVRLACPDITRACDLARTFADLVRHRRGYLLLEWIRQAEQDAPKPLQGLAGFLRQDLDAVTAGLTLSWSSGVVEGHVNRVKTLKRAMYGRASFELLRTRILTQP
- a CDS encoding tetratricopeptide repeat protein, encoding MTAAQQARENFAAQLKGVLRDAGSPSYEALVRHSGRKLSTTRIGNVLNAEFTKPVAWEFIDAFLTACDQYAKDNRIALSRALYDRELWGRRHTVLTGVLELLGEEQAAAAPAAFVVEPFPRPSRQAAPAWRDQPSQLLSAQHQVVPFIGREGDLARLEDWRDGDGPVAAVTLLYAPGGRGKTRLAARLAETTGTGWKVWQAVRGSTSTAGTAARTLPALGRRALLVIDYAERWPKQDLQTLLQTLAARPGERLRVLLLARSGGTWWTSRQHDLRKLNYLPSTVELLPLSGRRMAARKEAFIAARDRFAAALGLTDPETVPCPGNLADEAFSLTLTIHMAALVAVDAHLRGAAPPNDPVSLSQYLLERERDYWDKLHDHSADVEIGPEVMAQAVYTATLTRPVDYDTALEALTHARVDTPATLTTGRVLSDHAVCYPPLAPNAFDAPATYLEPLYPDRLGEDFLALTTPGYPPRQHLSTGWADKAPAHLLAAATADPAPALPWTRDTLTILINTAERWPHIATRQLYPLLKNHPELSLHAGGTALATLAGLDTIDLTVLEAIEPHLPIGRHTDLDVGVAAIASRLARHRLATTYDPATRARILETLAVRQSYAGLRNEALPVGQDALQAWRDLTRTNPAHQPDLAASLSNLGVTLSAVGRREEALTAAQEAVDVYRRLAADNPAAYEPNLATSLSNLGADLSAVGRREKALTATEEAVDVSRRLAAGNPAAYEPDLATSLTNLGVRLSEVGRREEALTAAQEAVDVYRRLAADNPAAYEPNLATSLSNLGADLSAVGRREKALTTTQEAVEIRRRLAAGNPAAYEPDLAGSLTNLGVRLSEVGRREEALTAAQEAVDVYRRLAADNPAAYEPNLATSLSNLGADLSAVGRREEALTAAQEAVEIRRRLVAGNPAANEPDLAGSLTNLGADLSAVGRREKALTATEEAVDVYRRLAADNPAAYEPNLATSLSNLGIRLSEVGRREEALTAAQEAVEIRRRLAAGNPAANEPDLAGSLSNLGALLSAVERCKEALTAAQEAVDVYRRLAADNPAANEPDLARSLTVWAWVRYEAKQDPSGALRATGEAVEIYRRLVTAAPAQFLSPLRSVLGLQADLLLRLGRVREARDIRTWLAANPCPVCP